A part of Halobacillus shinanisalinarum genomic DNA contains:
- the mntR gene encoding transcriptional regulator MntR, with amino-acid sequence MPTPSMEDYIEQIYILIEDKGYARVSDIAENLQVHPSSVTKMVQKLDRDQYLNYEKYRGLILTPKGKKVGKRLVYRHDLLEQFLEIIGVDGDKIYDDVEGIEHHLSWDSIDRIGDLVQYFEENDSRVEDLRTVQQKNEEQNNEQK; translated from the coding sequence ATGCCAACACCAAGCATGGAAGATTATATTGAACAAATTTATATCTTAATCGAAGATAAAGGATATGCACGAGTGTCTGACATTGCCGAAAACCTTCAAGTGCATCCATCCTCAGTTACTAAAATGGTTCAAAAATTAGATCGGGATCAATACTTAAACTACGAAAAATATCGTGGTCTTATTTTAACTCCAAAGGGAAAGAAAGTGGGGAAACGGTTAGTCTACCGTCACGATCTTCTCGAACAGTTTCTAGAAATCATTGGGGTGGATGGTGATAAGATTTATGATGATGTGGAGGGGATCGAACATCATTTAAGTTGGGATTCTATTGACCGCATTGGAGATTTGGTGCAGTATTTTGAAGAGAACGATTCGCGAGTGGAGGATCTTCGAACTGTGCAGCAGAAAAATGAAGAACAAAATAATGAACAAAAATGA